The following coding sequences lie in one Vicugna pacos chromosome 5, VicPac4, whole genome shotgun sequence genomic window:
- the CXCR2 gene encoding C-X-C chemokine receptor type 2 isoform X2: MDDINWENYSEDFGNYSYNTDLPSILPDSAPCRPESLDVNKYGIVLIYALVFLLSLLGNSLVMLVILYSRVGRSVTDVYLLNLAMADLLFALTLPIWAASKAKGWIFGTPLCKVVSLLKEVNFYSGILLLACISMDRYLAIVHATRTLTQKRHWVKFICLGIWTLSLILALPIFLFRRTIYPPYSSPVCYEDMGANTTKWRVVMRALPQTFGFLAPLLVMLFCYGFTLRTLFAAHMGQKHRAMRVIFAVVLVFLLCWLPYNLVLIVDTLMRMRVISETCERRNDIGRALDATEILGFLHSCLNPLIYVFIGQKFRHGLLRIMAIHGLISKEFLVKDGRPSFVGSSSGNTSTTL; encoded by the coding sequence ATGGACGACATTAACTGGGAGAATTACAGTGAAGATTTTGGTAATTACAGTTACAACACTGACCTGCCCTCTATCCTACCAGACTCTGCCCCATGCCGGCCAGAATCTCTGGATGTCAACAAGTATGGCATTGTCCTCATCTATGCCCTGGTCTTCCTGCTTAGCCTGCTGGGAAACTCCCTGGTGATGCTGGTCATCTTATACAGCCGGGTGGGCCGCTCTGTCACCGATGTCTACCTGCTGAACCTGGCCATGGCTGACCTGCTCTTTGCCCTGACCTTGCCGATCTGGGCTGCCTCCAAAGCAAAGGGCTGGATCTTTGGCACACCCCTGTGCAAGGTGGTCTCACTCCTGAAGGAAGTCAACTTCTACAGTGGTATTCTACTGCTGGCCTGCATCAGTATGGATCGCTACCTGGCCATTGTCCATGCCACACGCACACTGACTCAGAAGCGGCACTGGGTCAAGTTCATATGCTTAGGCATCTGGACCCTGTCCTTGATCCTGGCCCTGCCCATCTTCCTCTTCCGCAGGACCATCTACCCACCCTATTCAAGCCCAGTCTGCTACGAAGACATGGGTGCCAATACAACAAAATGGCGGGTGGTGATGCGGGCTCTGCCCCAGACCTTTGGCTTCCTCGCGCCCCTGCTGGTCATGCTGTTCTGCTACGGATTCACCCTGCGCACGCTGTTTGCGGCCCACATGGGGCAGAAACACCGGGCCATGCGGGTCATCTTTGCTGTGGTGCTCGTCTTCCTGCTCTGCTGGCTGCCCTACAACCTGGTCCTGATCGTAGACACCCTCATGAGGATGCGGGTGATCTCGGAGACCTGTGAGCGTCGCAATGACATAGGCCGGGCCCTGGATGCCACTGAGATCCTGGGCTTCCTCCACAGCTGCCTCAATCCTCTCATCTATGTCTTCATTGGCCAGAAGTTTCGCCACGGACTCCTCAGGATCATGGCCATCCATGGCCTGATCAGCAAGGAGTTCTTGGTCAAGGATGGCAGGCCTTCCTTTGTTGGCTCTTCTTCAGGGAATACTTCTACCACCCTCTAA